DNA from Mesorhizobium sp. DCY119:
TGGGTTCCCGGCGCGAAGGTTCGCCAGGATGTGCATCCGTTCCGCAAGTCGCTGGCGGAACTGGAGATCGGCGATCAGCTCGTTACTGCCAGCCGCACCGTGACGCTTGAGGACATCGAGCATTTTGCCGCCTTCACCGGCGATACGTTCTACGCCCATATGGACGAGGCTGCGGCCAAGGCCAACCCATTCTTCGAGGGGCGCGTAGCTCACGGCTATCTCATCGTCTCCTTCGCGGCCGGCCTGTTCGTCGATCCGGCGCCGGGTCCGGTGCTTGCCAATTACGGTGTTGATAACCTGCGCTTCCTGACCCCTGTCAATCCGGGTGACACGCTGCAGGTGACGCTGACCGCCAAGCAGATCAACCCGCGCGAGACCGAGGAATATGGTGAGGTGCGCTGGGATTGCGTGGTAACAAACCAGGACGCCAGGGTGGTCGCGCAGTACGACGTTCTCACCATGGTGGCGAAGACCTGATGCCGTCGCATTTCAGCGGCCAGACCCGGTACCGGCCGGTCGCTGCGATGTTCACCGGTTTAGTGAGGTTACGCCGTTGAGGAAAAGCGTCGTCACCATGTCGGCATAGCCGTCACGGCTCAGGGCACCGCTCGGCTTGAACCAGATGTAGGTCCAGTTGAGGATGCCGAAGAGCGACATGGTCACCGGGGTCACGCCAGCGCGCTTCTTGCCCAGTTCAGGATTGATCTCGATCAGCACATCCGAAAAAGCCTTTACGATGCGGCGCTCCATCTGCTGCAACTCGACGCGCTGGGCCTCGGACAAAGATCCGGTGCCGTTGAGCAGAACCTGATGGAAGTTCGAAGCCGTGCGGTAGTTCTCGAGAACGCCGCCAATCAGATGGCGGAGCCTTTGCGGCGGATCCAGATCAGGACGATCGGCTTTCTGGATGGCGGCCTCAAGCTCGATCAGATGCGTGCGTCCGATGTCGAAGAGAAGCAGTTCCTTGCTGGGGTAATAGTGATAGAGCAGGGCCTTGGAAACGTTGTTTTCCTTGGCGATCTGCGCCATCGATGCGTGTTCCATGCCAAGCTTGGCGAACACTGCCGCAGCGCTGTCGAGAATGCTGCGCCGTTTGTCGTCGAAATCGGCGGCTCTCGTTCTCGCCATTTCCTGCTATCCCTTAAGCCTGTTGTCGACGACACGCTTTGCCTTGCCTGCTGACCGCTCGACCGAATCGGGATCGCCGACCTTTACCTTCGTGCTGACACCGACCACGCTTTTGATGTGGTGTGCAAGTTCTTTGGCCGAGTGCGCGCGGACATCTGAGCCAGTTGCATTCGGCATTGCCTCGACATGCACGATCATGTCGTCCATGCGGCCATTGCGCGTCAGTTCGATCTGGAAATGCGGTGCAAGCCCACTGCATTTCAGGATCTGCTCCTCGATCTGGGTCGGGAAGACATTCACGCCGCGCAGGATCATCATGTCGTCAGAGCGGCCGGTGATCTTTTCGATGCGTCGCATGGCGCGCGCGGTGCCGGGCAGCAAGCGGGTCAGGTCGCGCGTGCGATAGCGGATGATCGGCAATGCTTCCTTGGTCAGCGAGGTGAACACCAGTTCGCCCATCTCGCCGTCGGGCAATACTTCGCCAGTCTCCGGGTCGACGACTTCGGGATAGAAATGATCTTCCCAAACATGCAGGCCGTCCTTGGTTTCCATGCATTCGTTGGCGACGCCGGGGCCGATCACTTCCGACAGGCCATAAATGTCGACAGCGTGCATGTCGAAATCGCGCTCGATCTCCAGCCGCATCGCGTTGGTCCAGGGTTCGGCACCGAAGATGCCTACTGCCAGCGACGTGCTGCGCGGGTCGATGCCCAACTTGCGGTATTCGTCCAGGATCGACAGCATGTAGGACGGCGTCACCATGATAATGCGCGGCTTGAAATCCTGGATCAGCGTCACCTGGCGCTCGGTCATGCCACCCGAAATGGGTACCACCGTGCAGCCCAGTTTCTCGGCGCCGTAATGCGCGCCAAGGCCGCCGGTGAACAGGCCATAGCCATAGGCGATATGGCAGATGTCACCCGGTCGTCCGCCGGCCGCGCGGATCGAGCGCGCCACCACCGTTGCCCAGGTGTCGATATCGTTCCTGGTGTAGCCGACGACGGTCGGCTTGCCGGTGGTCCCTGACGATGCGTGGATGCGCGCCAGCTTTTCGCGCGGCACGGCGAACATGCCGAACGGGTAGGTGTCGCGCAGGTCCTTCTTCACCGTGAAGGGAAACTTCGACAGATCGGAAAGGGTCTTCAGGTCGTCCGGGTGAACGCCTGCCTCATCGAACCTTGCGCGGTAGTGCGGCGAGTTCTGGTAAGCGTGCGCTAATGTCGTCTTCAGCCGCTTCAACTGCAGCGCGGAAATTTCGTCGCGCGAGGCCATCTCGATCGGCTCAAGGTCACCCGGGCGGGGAGACAGGTCTTCCATTTAGTTCCTCCCAGAACTCGTGTTCGGCTTTACGCCGGTGTCGGCAGATGCGTACCTTTGACGGTTCGCGATTGACCGCGGAATTCCGCGACATGCTCGCCTTTCTGATTGATTATCCGAACATCGTAGATGCCGTCGCGGCCGCCGCGCGAAACCTCCTTCGCAGTGGCAGTCAGGCGGTCACCGAGATATGCGGGCGCGATGAAGGTGATATCGCAATGCCGCGCCACGGCGCGCTGGTTGTAGCTGTTGCAGGCGAAAGCAAAGGCCGAATCCGCCAGCGTGAACAGATAGCCGCCATGGCAGGTCTTGTGGCCGTTGGTCATGATGCCGGTCACGATGAACGAAACCGTCGCTTCGCCCGGGGCAACATGTTCCAGCACCATGCCGAGATGCTGCGAGGCGCTGTCGTCGCGCCACATCGCTGCGGCGGAAGCCGTCGCCAATGCCGCTGGATCGTCAAAGTCGACAGTCATTTGCCCTTGAACTCCGCCGGTCGCTTGTCGAGGAACGCTGCCACACCTTCGGCGTAGTCGGCGCTGCGGCCGGCCCTGCGCTGCAGGTCACGTTCGAGGTCAAGCTGTTGGTCAAGCGTGTTGGCGGCCGCGGCCTGTATGGCCTGTTTGATGAGGCCGAGCCCAAAGGTCGGCCCGGCGGCCAGGCGTTTCGCCAGGGCTGCCGCTTCCGGCATGAGTTGGTCGTCGTCGACGGCCTTCCAGATCATGCCCCAAGCCGCCGCGGTTTCTGCCGGCAGCGGCTCGGCGGTCAGTGCCAGTCCCTTGGCGCGGGCTTCACCCAGCAGGCGAGGCAGGCTCCATGTGCCGCCGGAGTCGGGCACCAGTCCGATCTTGGAAAAAGCCTGGATGAACTTGGCGGACTTCGCCGCAAGCACGATGTCGCAGGCGAGCGCGATGTTGGCGCCCGCGCCGGCGGCGACGCCGTTCACCGCACAGACGATCGGTTTGTCCAGGGCGCGGATGAGGCGCAGCAGCGGATTGTAGAAAGTCTCGATCGTATAGCCGAGGTCCGGCGCCTCGGTGGAATTGCGCGGATCGCGGTCGCCGAGATCCTGGCCGGCACAGAAAGCACGGCCGGCACCGGTCAGAAGAACCGCCCGCACCGTCGCTTCGTCACGTGCGCTTTCTATCGCGGCGCGCAGCGCGCGATGCATCTCTTCGTTGAAGGAATTCAGCTTGTCGGGACGGTTGAGCGTCAGCGTCATGACATCGTCCGCCACCGACGCCAGCAGCGTTTCGGATTGCATTGCGTGAATTCCTCCCAATTCCTCCGCTGAGAAAATCCATCAGGAAATCTCGGTAAGAAAGCTCTTGCATAATCCGACCGGTCGGTCAATAATAATTCGAAAGGGAGAAGGTGGACGTGCTTCTTACCCGCCGGAGGGGTGTGGTGCCGGGGCTGTCTGACATTTGGGAACACTTTGCCTTTGGTGCCTTGGCGGCGCCGGAGCGCGCATATTTCAACCTGGGAGGAATCTATGAAATCTGCTTTGAGCACTGCTGCCGTTGCTCTCGTGCTTGGCGTGGCATCGCCAGCACTTGCCGACATCAAGATCGGCGCGACCGTCTCGGAGACGGGGCCTGCCTCGTCACTGGGTGATCCGGAAGCCAAAACCCTGCGCATGCTGGTGGAGGAGATCAACGCTGCCGGCGGCGTGTTGGGCGAAAAGATCGACTTGATCGCCTATGATGATGCAGGCGACCCCAATAAGGCGCGCACCTTCGCCACGCGGCTGATCGAAGACGACGAGGTCGTCGCTATCATCGGTGGATCGACGACCGGCACGACGATGTCGATCATGCAGGTGGTGGCCGACGCCGAGATTCCCTTCATCTCGCTCGCCGGCGCCGTCGAGATCGTCGATCCGGTGCAGTCCTGGACTTTCAAGACGCCGCATACCGACCGCATGGCCTGCGCCAAGATCTTCGAGAACATGAAGGCCGGCGGCATCACCAAGATCGGCATGATCTCCGGCTCTGACGGTTTCGGCGCGTCGATGCACAAGCAGTGCCTGCAGGTCATCGGCGACTACGGCATCGAAGTTCTCATCGACGAGACCTATGGCCCGACCGACGCCGACATGACACCCCAGCTCACCAACATTCGCGGCAAGGAGGGCGTGCAGGCGATCCTCAATGCCGGTTTTGGGCAGGGGCCTGCGATTGTCACGCGCAACTATGGTCAGCTCGGCATCAAGACGCCGCTTTACCAGTCGCATGGCGTGGCCTCCAAGGCCTTCATCGAGCTCGCCGGTCCCGCCTCGAACGGCGTGAAGCTGCCGGGGACGGCCATTCTCATCGCCAATCTGCTCAAGCAGGACGATCCGCAGTATGGCGTCGTGACCGCCTACAAGAAGGCTTACGAGGAAAAGGCAGGCTCAGCGCCATCGACCTTCGGCGGCTATGCCCATGATGCGCTGCGGCTGCTGGTCGATGCCATCGGCCGAGCCGGCAAGGCAGAACCGCAGGCGATCCGCGACGCCATCGAGCAGACCAAGGGTTATGTCGGCGTCACCGGCGTGGTCAACATGTCGCCCACCGATCACCTCGGCCTCGATCTCACCGCCTTCCGCATGCTGGAGATCAAGGACGGCGGCTGGGCGCTGGCCCAGTAATCCTGCCCAAGATAATCGGCGCGGCATAGCAGTCGCGCCTCCTGCCTCACGACAGTGGAAGGAGTCGCGGTGACGGAGTTGCTGCAATACGTGCTGTCAGGCGTGACGGTAGGCGCGGTCTACGCGCTCGTCGCGCTCGGCTTCACCATCATCTACAACGCCTCGCATGTGGTGAACTTCGCCCAGGGCGAATTCGTCATGCTAGGCGGCATGGTCACCTTCTTTGCCTGGCAGGCAGGCCTGCCGCTGCCGCTCGCGGCGGCGCTGGCCATTGTCGCCGCGGCCGCCGTCGGCGTGGCGCTCAACAAGTTCGCGGTGGAGCGAGCCCGTGGCGCGCCGGTGGTCAGCCTGATCATCATCACCATCGGTGCCTCCATCTTCCTGCGCGGCGGCGCTCAGCTCGTCTTCGACAAACAGCTGCACCGCTTTCCGTCTTTCAGCGGCGATGAACCCATCACCGTCGGCGGCGCCACGATCCTGCCGCAGGGCCTGTGGGTAATCGCGGGCGCGGCGATGGTCTTCGCCTCGCTCTACGTCTTCTTTACCCGCACGCTGACCGGCAAGGCGATCCTCGCTACCGCAAACAACCGCGTTGCCGCCCGGCTGGTCGGCATCAACACCGACTACATGATGACGCTCTCCTTCGCGCTGTCGGCTGCCATCGGCGCGCTGGCCGGGGTGTTGATGACCCCGATTACGCTGACCAGCTACGACCTCGGCGTTGCCTATGCATTGAAGGGGTTTGCGGCCGCCATGCTGGGTGGAATGGGCGTGCCGGCGGGCGCGCTTGTCGGCGGCTTGCTGCTTGGGCTGATCGAGGCGATGACGGCAGGCTATGTCAGCTCGGTCTACAAGGACGCCGTCGCCTTCATCGTCATCCTCGCGGTGCTGTTCGCCATGCCGCAAGGCCTGTTTGGCGGCAAATCGACCGACCGGGTGTGACGATGCGGCTCTCCTCCAAACATCTCACCCTGCTTGTCCTGCTGGCCATCATCCTGCTTGCGCCTCTCGGCTTCCCGTCCAACTTCTACTACCGCATCGGCTCGTTGATCTTCGTCAACGGCCTGGCTGTAACGGGTCTCGTCATCCTGATCGGCTTTGCCGGCCAGATCAGCCTCGGCCATGCCGGTTTTGCCGGCATAGGCGCTTATGCCTGCGCGCTCGGTCCGCAATATCTCGGTCTGCATCCGGCATTTGCCATGCTGCTCGGAACCGCGCTGAGTGCTGCGCTCGCCTGGCTGATCGGCCGCCCCATCCTGCGCCTGCAAGGCTACTACCTTGCCGTCGCGACGCTGGGCTTCGGCATTCTTGTCTCCATGGTGCTCGCCAACGAAGCGTCGATCACCGGCGGGCCGGATGGCCACGAAGTGCCCGAGCTTGGCCTGAGGAAGCTGATCGAAACGATCGGCATCCACCTTTCCAATGCCCAGTTCTGGTACGCGTTCAGCGGATTGTTTCTGCTCGCCGGGA
Protein-coding regions in this window:
- a CDS encoding ABC transporter substrate-binding protein, with translation MKSALSTAAVALVLGVASPALADIKIGATVSETGPASSLGDPEAKTLRMLVEEINAAGGVLGEKIDLIAYDDAGDPNKARTFATRLIEDDEVVAIIGGSTTGTTMSIMQVVADAEIPFISLAGAVEIVDPVQSWTFKTPHTDRMACAKIFENMKAGGITKIGMISGSDGFGASMHKQCLQVIGDYGIEVLIDETYGPTDADMTPQLTNIRGKEGVQAILNAGFGQGPAIVTRNYGQLGIKTPLYQSHGVASKAFIELAGPASNGVKLPGTAILIANLLKQDDPQYGVVTAYKKAYEEKAGSAPSTFGGYAHDALRLLVDAIGRAGKAEPQAIRDAIEQTKGYVGVTGVVNMSPTDHLGLDLTAFRMLEIKDGGWALAQ
- a CDS encoding branched-chain amino acid ABC transporter permease, whose translation is MTELLQYVLSGVTVGAVYALVALGFTIIYNASHVVNFAQGEFVMLGGMVTFFAWQAGLPLPLAAALAIVAAAAVGVALNKFAVERARGAPVVSLIIITIGASIFLRGGAQLVFDKQLHRFPSFSGDEPITVGGATILPQGLWVIAGAAMVFASLYVFFTRTLTGKAILATANNRVAARLVGINTDYMMTLSFALSAAIGALAGVLMTPITLTSYDLGVAYALKGFAAAMLGGMGVPAGALVGGLLLGLIEAMTAGYVSSVYKDAVAFIVILAVLFAMPQGLFGGKSTDRV
- a CDS encoding TetR/AcrR family transcriptional regulator; this translates as MARTRAADFDDKRRSILDSAAAVFAKLGMEHASMAQIAKENNVSKALLYHYYPSKELLLFDIGRTHLIELEAAIQKADRPDLDPPQRLRHLIGGVLENYRTASNFHQVLLNGTGSLSEAQRVELQQMERRIVKAFSDVLIEINPELGKKRAGVTPVTMSLFGILNWTYIWFKPSGALSRDGYADMVTTLFLNGVTSLNR
- the paaG gene encoding 2-(1,2-epoxy-1,2-dihydrophenyl)acetyl-CoA isomerase PaaG, with the translated sequence MQSETLLASVADDVMTLTLNRPDKLNSFNEEMHRALRAAIESARDEATVRAVLLTGAGRAFCAGQDLGDRDPRNSTEAPDLGYTIETFYNPLLRLIRALDKPIVCAVNGVAAGAGANIALACDIVLAAKSAKFIQAFSKIGLVPDSGGTWSLPRLLGEARAKGLALTAEPLPAETAAAWGMIWKAVDDDQLMPEAAALAKRLAAGPTFGLGLIKQAIQAAAANTLDQQLDLERDLQRRAGRSADYAEGVAAFLDKRPAEFKGK
- the paaK gene encoding phenylacetate--CoA ligase PaaK, which translates into the protein MEDLSPRPGDLEPIEMASRDEISALQLKRLKTTLAHAYQNSPHYRARFDEAGVHPDDLKTLSDLSKFPFTVKKDLRDTYPFGMFAVPREKLARIHASSGTTGKPTVVGYTRNDIDTWATVVARSIRAAGGRPGDICHIAYGYGLFTGGLGAHYGAEKLGCTVVPISGGMTERQVTLIQDFKPRIIMVTPSYMLSILDEYRKLGIDPRSTSLAVGIFGAEPWTNAMRLEIERDFDMHAVDIYGLSEVIGPGVANECMETKDGLHVWEDHFYPEVVDPETGEVLPDGEMGELVFTSLTKEALPIIRYRTRDLTRLLPGTARAMRRIEKITGRSDDMMILRGVNVFPTQIEEQILKCSGLAPHFQIELTRNGRMDDMIVHVEAMPNATGSDVRAHSAKELAHHIKSVVGVSTKVKVGDPDSVERSAGKAKRVVDNRLKG
- a CDS encoding branched-chain amino acid ABC transporter permease: MRLSSKHLTLLVLLAIILLAPLGFPSNFYYRIGSLIFVNGLAVTGLVILIGFAGQISLGHAGFAGIGAYACALGPQYLGLHPAFAMLLGTALSAALAWLIGRPILRLQGYYLAVATLGFGILVSMVLANEASITGGPDGHEVPELGLRKLIETIGIHLSNAQFWYAFSGLFLLAGTWLALNLYDSPSGRALRALHDSEIAARTVGVDVARYKLFAFVLSAVYASLSGSLLALMNKFITPDAAGFLHSVELVTMTVLGGAGSVPGAVAGAALLTMLPQVLTVLQDYEHMILGLIMMLVMIFLPAGLVPSMSRLLRGRA
- the paaI gene encoding hydroxyphenylacetyl-CoA thioesterase PaaI, which produces MTVDFDDPAALATASAAAMWRDDSASQHLGMVLEHVAPGEATVSFIVTGIMTNGHKTCHGGYLFTLADSAFAFACNSYNQRAVARHCDITFIAPAYLGDRLTATAKEVSRGGRDGIYDVRIINQKGEHVAEFRGQSRTVKGTHLPTPA